A DNA window from Hevea brasiliensis isolate MT/VB/25A 57/8 chromosome 2, ASM3005281v1, whole genome shotgun sequence contains the following coding sequences:
- the LOC131177965 gene encoding uncharacterized protein LOC131177965 has protein sequence MHMKPGVGNVGIQCIERERQALLRLKDELVDEYGVLSSWGREDDGRDCCKLRGIACSNRTGHVVVQLDLCTAEYYSVYNDSICKPLRGAAAATPASTSETLVSLVSWKSFVTSVCIWLVPLVYQLVAPHIHIQ, from the exons ATGCACATGAAGCCAGGAGTTGGAAATGTTGGTATTCAATGCATAGAAAGGGAGCGACAGGCACTCCTCAGGTTGAAAGATGAACTGGTTGACGAATATGGTGTTCTCTCTTCTTGGGGGAGAGAAGACGACGGAAGAGATTGCTGTAAATTGAGAGGCATCGCTTGCAGCAACCGAACAGGTCATGTTGTTGTACAACTTGACCTTTGCACTGCAGAGTATTACTCTGTTTACAATGACTCTATTTGCAAGCCGCTGAGAG GAGCTGCTGCTGCGACTCCTGCTTCTACTTCTGAAACATTAGTTTCTTTAGTCTCATGGAAAAGTTTTGTAACATCAGTGTGCATTTGGCTAGTTCCTTTAGTTTATCAACTTGTTGCTCCTCATATTCATATTCAATGA
- the LOC110672626 gene encoding uncharacterized protein LOC110672626, which translates to MLLHSSLFPLNPNTLCTSSHKTSTSIITPSNHPGGLEKTSNHEPKPSRFCPCGRRHFLEATATGLLSVSVPPANASDYKTVLNRVHPPRPDWYEEFYASVLNSDATRSYEAEIAAYKSQLFTNLRGKAKRILEIGIGTGPNLKYYANDADLEVFGMDPNVKMERYAQEAAEAAGLLPTNFKFIQAVGEAIPLSDASVDAVIGTLVLCSVANVDQTLQEVKRVLRPGGLYLFVEHVAAKDGTLLRFLQNILDPLQQTVADGCHLTRETGKKINEAGFSGVELSTAFLSNAAFVNPQVYGIASK; encoded by the exons ATGTTACTCCATTCATCTCTTTTTCCTCTAAACCCCAACACTCTCTGTACTTCTTCCCATAAGACTTCAACTTCGATAATCACGCCCTCGAATCACCCTGGAGGATTAGAAAAAACTAGTAACCATGAGCCCAAGCCATCGAGATTTTGCCCATGTGGAAGGAGGCATTTTCTTGAAGCTACAGCAACAGGTTTACTTTCAGTTTCAGTGCCTCCGGCTAATGCTTCTGATTATAAG ACTGTACTGAATAGAGTTCACCCTCCAAGACCAGATTGGTACGAGGAATTTTATGCATCGGTTTTGAATTCAGACGCTACGAGATCCTATGAGGCAGAG ATTGCGGCTTACAAGTCACAGCTTTTTACTAATTTGAGGGGAAAGGCCAAGAGAATATTAGAGATTGGCATTGGCACTGGTCCTAACCTCAAATACTATGCCAATGATGCTGATTTAGAGGTTTTTGGCATGGATCCAAATGTAAAGATGGAAAGATATGCGCAGGAAGCTGCAGAGGCTGCTGGTCTGCTgcccacaaatttcaaatttatacAAGCA GTGGGGGAGGCCATACCATTAAGTGATGCTTCAGTTGATGCAGTTATTGGAACTCTCGTACTGTGCTCAGTTGCCAATGTTGATCAGACATTGCAAG AGGTGAAGAGGGTGCTTAGGCCAGGTGGGCTTTACTTATTTGTGGAGCATGTGGCAGCTAAAG ATGGAACATTGCTTAGATTTCTGCAGAACATCCTTGATCCTTTGCAACAGACAGTTGCTGATGGCTGTCACCTAACCAGAGAAACAGGAAAGAAAATTAATGAAGCAGGTTTCTCAGGTGTTGAATTAAGCACAGCTTTCTTGTCTAATGCTGCTTTTGTAAACCCTCAAGTGTATGGAATAGCTAGCAAGTAA
- the LOC110673144 gene encoding uncharacterized protein LOC110673144 isoform X2 translates to MVQHERYWQTNTSVSPPPSRWDFTFPFEELPNDSRKGLLLTSPDLSSGPQWTPPVIQEINADDYETGTRRGNFWKPREWGDPLHPFQIAVSLSTHSSYAHPLIVTFQVVAPLSKAIHSLFFPTQAAREASENPVTGLLEFDAAALHRDAHCQSSASSSVDFSDISKPFESEILGRLCISYDTFKCGLCERFLSQRSLWSSQQIVRSGDMPVTGVHSCCHVFHAECLGSDT, encoded by the exons ATGGTTCAGCATGAGCGTTACTGGCAAACTAATACAAGTGTCTCACCACCCCCATCAAGATGGGATTTTACTTTCCCATTTGAAGAGCTGCCGAATGATTCACGCAAAG GCCTGCTTTTGACTAGTCCTGATCTTTCTTCTGGTCCTCAGTGGACACCTCCAGTCATACAGGAAATTAATGCTGATGATTATGAAACTGGAACAAGGAGAG GGAACTTCTGGAAACCCAGAGAGTGGGGGGATCCACTTCATCCTTTTCAAATAGCTGTGAGTCTGAGCACACATTCTAGTTATGCCCATCCTCTCATTGTAACTTTTCAGGTCGTCGCTCCTTTGTCCAAAGCTATCCACTCTTTATTCTTTCCCACCCAAGCTGCAAGAGAAGCTTCTGAAAACCCAGTTACTGGGCTTTTAGAGTTTGATGCTGCTGCCCTTCATAGAGATGCCCACTGTCAGAGCAGTGCTAGCAGTAGCGTAGATTTTTCAGATATTTCTAAACCATTTGAATCTGAAATTTTAGGTCGGTTGTGTATTTCATATGATACTTTTAAATGTGGATTGTGTGAAAGGTTTCTTTCACAAAGATCCCTATGGAGTTCTCAGCAGATTGTAAGAAGCGGAGACATGCCTGTTACTGGGGTTCATTCATGTTGTCATGTTTTTCATGCAGAGTGTTTGGGCAGTGATACGTAA
- the LOC110673144 gene encoding uncharacterized protein LOC110673144 isoform X1 produces the protein MVQHERYWQTNTSVSPPPSRWDFTFPFEELPNDSRKGNLLLWSSTASNRKESRWMRGNHLYNNCCSASVGTGLLLTSPDLSSGPQWTPPVIQEINADDYETGTRRGNFWKPREWGDPLHPFQIAVSLSTHSSYAHPLIVTFQVVAPLSKAIHSLFFPTQAAREASENPVTGLLEFDAAALHRDAHCQSSASSSVDFSDISKPFESEILGRLCISYDTFKCGLCERFLSQRSLWSSQQIVRSGDMPVTGVHSCCHVFHAECLGSDT, from the exons ATGGTTCAGCATGAGCGTTACTGGCAAACTAATACAAGTGTCTCACCACCCCCATCAAGATGGGATTTTACTTTCCCATTTGAAGAGCTGCCGAATGATTCACGCAAAGGTAACCTACTACTTTGGTCCTCAACAGCATCAAACAGAAAAGAAAGCAGATGGATGAGAGGCAACCATCTTTATAATAATTGTTGTTCTGCATCTGTTGGCACAGGCCTGCTTTTGACTAGTCCTGATCTTTCTTCTGGTCCTCAGTGGACACCTCCAGTCATACAGGAAATTAATGCTGATGATTATGAAACTGGAACAAGGAGAG GGAACTTCTGGAAACCCAGAGAGTGGGGGGATCCACTTCATCCTTTTCAAATAGCTGTGAGTCTGAGCACACATTCTAGTTATGCCCATCCTCTCATTGTAACTTTTCAGGTCGTCGCTCCTTTGTCCAAAGCTATCCACTCTTTATTCTTTCCCACCCAAGCTGCAAGAGAAGCTTCTGAAAACCCAGTTACTGGGCTTTTAGAGTTTGATGCTGCTGCCCTTCATAGAGATGCCCACTGTCAGAGCAGTGCTAGCAGTAGCGTAGATTTTTCAGATATTTCTAAACCATTTGAATCTGAAATTTTAGGTCGGTTGTGTATTTCATATGATACTTTTAAATGTGGATTGTGTGAAAGGTTTCTTTCACAAAGATCCCTATGGAGTTCTCAGCAGATTGTAAGAAGCGGAGACATGCCTGTTACTGGGGTTCATTCATGTTGTCATGTTTTTCATGCAGAGTGTTTGGGCAGTGATACGTAA